Proteins encoded together in one Riemerella anatipestifer window:
- a CDS encoding mannose-1-phosphate guanylyltransferase translates to MEYNKNHYCVIMAGGIGSRFWPLSTQSYPKQFQDILGVGRTMIQQTYDRVSKLISAENIFVITNKEYVSLTSEQLPNLPPQNIIGEPMMKNTAACNIYMANIIAEQNPDAQIIVTPADHLILKEDRFLDKALLGLNVAAENDYLITLGITPTRPDTGYGYIQFVEGKGIPLLKVKTFTEKPNLEIAKTFLEAGDFLWNAGIFIWSAKSIIKAFSKHLPEMKHLFDECDYDANETEPNCIEKIYPKAEKISIDNGIMEKADNVYVIPADLGWSDLGTWNSVYDNAEKNDEQNSTNSKYILTYNSKGNVIRLKESNKLAIIDGLQDYIVVDTEKVLLICPRENDQKIKDFVLDLKNIKNGEDFM, encoded by the coding sequence ACTATTGTGTCATTATGGCAGGGGGGATTGGGAGTCGTTTTTGGCCTCTAAGTACCCAAAGCTATCCTAAGCAATTTCAAGATATACTAGGTGTGGGTAGAACTATGATACAACAAACTTATGACCGAGTATCTAAGTTGATTTCTGCCGAAAATATTTTTGTTATTACTAATAAGGAATATGTTAGCCTAACATCGGAACAGTTACCAAATCTACCCCCGCAAAATATTATAGGAGAGCCTATGATGAAAAACACTGCTGCTTGTAATATCTATATGGCTAATATTATTGCAGAGCAAAATCCAGATGCTCAAATAATAGTTACACCTGCAGATCATCTTATTTTAAAAGAAGATAGGTTTTTAGACAAAGCTTTATTGGGGTTAAATGTTGCGGCAGAAAACGACTATCTCATCACATTAGGGATTACACCTACCCGTCCAGATACGGGATATGGCTATATTCAGTTTGTAGAAGGGAAAGGTATACCACTACTAAAAGTAAAAACCTTTACCGAAAAACCTAACCTAGAGATTGCTAAAACATTCTTGGAGGCGGGAGATTTCCTTTGGAATGCAGGGATATTTATTTGGTCTGCTAAAAGTATTATAAAAGCATTTTCTAAGCATTTGCCTGAGATGAAGCATCTTTTTGATGAATGTGATTATGATGCTAATGAAACTGAGCCTAATTGTATAGAAAAAATATATCCAAAGGCAGAGAAAATATCTATTGATAATGGGATTATGGAGAAGGCAGATAATGTCTATGTGATTCCTGCTGACCTTGGTTGGAGCGATTTAGGAACTTGGAACTCTGTCTACGACAATGCAGAAAAAAATGACGAACAAAATTCTACCAATTCCAAATATATTTTAACCTACAACTCTAAAGGCAATGTGATAAGGTTAAAAGAAAGTAATAAATTAGCAATTATAGACGGATTGCAGGATTATATAGTGGTAGATACAGAAAAAGTACTCCTTATTTGTCCTAGAGAAAATGACCAAAAAATAAAAGATTTTGTTTTAGATTTAAAAAACATCAAAAACGGAGAAGATTTTATGTAA
- a CDS encoding YifB family Mg chelatase-like AAA ATPase, with translation MLVKVYGSAIHGVSAQTITIEVNVDQGVGYNLVGLPDNAIKESSHRISAALKNVGYKLPGKKITINMAPADLRKEGSAYDLSIALGILVASGQIIAPEIERYLIMGELSLDGGLQPIKGVLPIAIKAREEGFKGIILPKQNTREAAIVNDLEVYGVENIKEVIDFFNENYPLEPTKINTREEFHKKVNLFPFDFSEVKGQETAKRAMEVAAAGGHNIILIGPPGSGKTMLAKRIPSILPPLTLKEALETTKIHSVAGKMGAETSLMTIRPFRSPHHTISDVALVGGGSYPQPGEISLAHNGVLFLDEMPEFKRTVLEVMRQPLEDREVTISRAKFTVNYPASFMLVASMNPSPSGFFPDDPNNTSSSFEMQRYLNKLSGPLLDRIDIHIEVQKVEFDQLSDKRKGESSEIIRKRVLKAREIQQERYQDLSISYNAQMGPKEIEHFCELDEVSLLLIKNAMEKLNLSARAYDRILKVSRTIADLEGEANIQSHHIAEAIQYRSLDRDFWKV, from the coding sequence ATGTTGGTAAAAGTTTATGGTAGTGCAATACATGGTGTTTCAGCACAAACTATCACAATAGAAGTTAATGTAGATCAAGGAGTCGGTTACAATTTGGTAGGGTTGCCAGACAATGCTATTAAAGAAAGTAGTCATAGAATTTCCGCTGCACTTAAAAATGTAGGCTATAAATTGCCCGGAAAAAAAATCACCATAAATATGGCTCCTGCTGACCTTAGAAAAGAAGGTTCCGCTTACGATTTGAGTATTGCGTTAGGGATTTTAGTTGCATCTGGTCAGATTATAGCTCCAGAGATAGAACGGTATCTTATCATGGGAGAACTCTCATTAGATGGAGGTTTACAACCGATTAAAGGCGTATTACCCATTGCAATAAAAGCAAGAGAAGAAGGTTTTAAAGGAATTATTTTACCGAAACAAAACACAAGAGAGGCTGCTATTGTAAACGATTTGGAAGTTTATGGTGTAGAAAACATCAAAGAAGTAATAGATTTTTTTAATGAGAACTATCCTTTAGAACCAACTAAAATCAATACACGAGAGGAGTTTCATAAAAAAGTAAATCTTTTTCCGTTTGACTTTTCGGAAGTTAAAGGTCAAGAGACCGCTAAAAGAGCAATGGAAGTTGCGGCGGCAGGAGGACATAATATTATTCTCATTGGTCCACCAGGAAGTGGTAAAACAATGCTAGCAAAACGAATTCCAAGTATTCTTCCTCCTTTAACATTGAAAGAAGCGTTGGAAACCACTAAAATACATTCCGTAGCAGGAAAGATGGGAGCTGAAACTTCCCTTATGACTATCAGGCCTTTTAGATCGCCACATCACACTATTTCCGATGTAGCATTAGTAGGTGGTGGCAGTTATCCTCAACCTGGGGAAATTTCTTTGGCTCACAATGGGGTGTTATTTTTAGATGAGATGCCAGAGTTTAAAAGAACCGTTCTAGAAGTTATGAGACAGCCTTTGGAGGATAGAGAAGTTACTATTTCTAGAGCTAAATTTACAGTAAACTATCCTGCTAGTTTTATGCTCGTGGCATCTATGAATCCTAGTCCTAGCGGATTTTTTCCTGATGACCCTAATAATACCTCTTCTTCTTTTGAGATGCAACGCTATCTTAATAAACTTTCAGGACCTCTCTTGGATAGAATAGACATTCATATAGAAGTTCAAAAAGTAGAATTTGACCAACTATCCGACAAAAGAAAAGGAGAATCTAGTGAGATTATTAGAAAAAGAGTTCTAAAGGCAAGAGAAATACAGCAAGAACGCTATCAAGATTTATCTATTAGCTACAATGCACAGATGGGACCTAAAGAAATAGAGCATTTTTGCGAATTAGATGAGGTATCGCTACTTTTAATCAAAAATGCTATGGAAAAACTAAATCTTTCTGCAAGGGCTTATGACCGTATTTTGAAAGTATCTAGAACTATAGCAGATTTGGAAGGAGAAGCCAATATACAAAGCCATCACATTGCGGAAGCTATACAATATAGAAGTTTAGATAGAGATTTTTGGAAAGTTTAA